One region of Juglans microcarpa x Juglans regia isolate MS1-56 chromosome 7S, Jm3101_v1.0, whole genome shotgun sequence genomic DNA includes:
- the LOC121241583 gene encoding uncharacterized protein LOC121241583 codes for MGGEAMHIDLPTIQFKTSSSNVPPLPPSSNLNLPVSATYTGSLRTSCSAPSCSCHGGNSGRLQTVDGREEKGAIGSVCNHVFAHVPSQSEVENAVDALRNFMLGNSSSGSQLKWLQKKLDCFDARLLLSHGYRRVANAFRLLQIDPSVKGLVVSIASDKSVWDAIMKNEEVQKLRESHYTVNYERPRGVNEEPDLATTLQRWILDVTKAIVMELIEKLVSLVDELFQLPGRIQPTRGNNEQMEEKVRSSFLLSVVILLIVIVARAQNA; via the exons ATGGGAGGAGAAGCCATGCATATCGACCTTCCCACCATTCAGTTCAAAACTTCTTCCTCTAAcgttcctcctcttcctccttcctccaATTTAAACCTTCCAGTTTCAGCCACTTATACTGGGTCGCTTAGAACATCTTGTTCTGCTCCCAGCTGCTCCTGCCATGGTGGGAATTCTGGGCGGCTACAGACCGTAGatgggagagaagaaaaaggagcgATTGGGTCTGTCTGTAATCATGTTTTTGCACATGTTCCATCGCAATCGGAGGTTGAAAATGCCGTTGATGCTCTTCGGAA TTTTATGCTTGGGAATTCCTCATCTGGGTCCCAGTTGAAATGGCTTCAGAAGAAGCTGGATTGTTTTGATGCGAGACTATTGCTGTCTCATGGATACAGAAGAGTTGCTAATGCTTTTCGCTTGCTGCAAATAGATCCTTCTGTCAAG GGACTAGTGGTTTCAATAGCATCTGATAAATCTGTATGGGATGCGATTATGAAGAATGAGGAGGTTCAAAAACTTCGAGAATCACACTACACAG TTAATTATGAAAGGCCTCGGGGCGTTAATGAAGAACCAGACTTGGCTACAACCTTGCAGAGGTGGATTTTGGATGTCACAAAAGCAATAGTTATGGAGCTCATTGAGAAGCTTGTGTCACTAGTGGATGAGCTGTTTCAACTTCCTGGAAGGATTCAACCCACAAGAGGTAACAATGAGCAGATGGAGGAAAAAGTTAGATCGTCATTCCTTCTCTCTGTTGTGATCCTCTTGATTGTGATTGTGGCTCGAGCCCAGAATGCTTGA
- the LOC121241679 gene encoding cell number regulator 6-like: MADGTTHLQSRYVKLKKDQAPLEEITPGELNQSIQVPQLVVHRCNECGQPLPESYQPPADEDWTTGICGCAEDTESCWTGLFCPCVLFGRNVENLQDIPWTNACVCHGMCVEGGLALAAATALFHGIDPKTSFLIAEGLLFSWWMCGIYTGLFRQSLQKKYHLKNSPCDPCLVHCCLHWCAICQEHREMKNHLSDNAAVNMTVVSPPPVQEMDTRENKESAPSAPENGEQSNLEIQPL; encoded by the exons ATGGCTGATGGGACCACGCACTTGCAGTCGCGGTACGTGAAGTTGAAGAAGGATCAAGCACCATTGGAGGAGATCACCCCCGGAGAGCTTAACCAATCCATTCAAGTCCCTCAG TTAGTCGTTCATAGATGTAATGAATGTGGTCAACCACTGCCTGAAAGCTACCAGCCACCTGCTGATGAAGATTGGACAACTGGGATATGTGGCTGTGCTGAAGATACTGAAAGTT GCTGGACTGGACTTTTCTGCCCATGTGTGTTGTTTGGGCGTAATGTTGAAAATTTGCAAGATATTCCATGGACCAATGCATGTGTTTGTCATGGCATGTGTGTCGAAGGTGGACTTGCACTTGCAGCAGCAACAGCTCTGTTCCACGGTATTGATCCTAAGACATCATTTCTCATTGCTGAGGGTCTGTTATTTAGTTGGTGGATGTGTGGCATCTACACTGGTTTATTTCGACAATCATTGCAGAAGAAATATCATCTCAAG AACTCGCCATGCGACCCCTGCCTGGTGCACTGCTGCTTGCACTGGTGTGCCATATGTCAGGAACACAGGGAGATGAAAAACCATTTATCTGATAATGCCGCAGTTAACATGACTGTTGTTAGCCCTCCACCGGTTCAAGAGATGGACACTCGCGAGAACAAGGAGTCCGCACCATCTGCGCCCGAAAATGGCGAGCAAAGCAATTTGGAAATTCAGCCTTtgtag